The Planktothrix tepida PCC 9214 region ATGAAATTTTCTACTCTCTGTTCTATAGGATCAGCCTGTCTCCTCATAGTGCTATATTGTGATTTAAAGCAAGGAAAGCGAGGAGAGCAACACAAATTTAAAAAATTTATTATAATGAAATTGATGAGTTTTCTTGACTAATACCTTAATTAACCCTATATTCGGCAAATCATTATATGGATCAAAACTTACCTCCTTCTTCGGTTATAACTAATTTATTGAATGCTACTTTTTATGAACCTTGTTTAAAACTTAGAAAAGAATTAGAAGAACTTGATACAAATTATTATATTAAACGAAAAGATCAACCTGATTCTAATGCTTTAACCATTCAAGATAATAGTATAATAGATGTGTCAGCAACCTGCTTAGAAAAATATCAATTAGAGCAAAATAATATTGAATCTATAAATAATGAAATTACCTTGTATTTATCTAATACATCCGAAGATTTCCAAACTGATATAAAAGAAAAAATAGCTAATTTACAGACGCAATTTAATTCTAGTACACAATATCAAATTGAAAGTATAAAGCAAGAATTGCAAGATTTTAAAGATTTTATTGTACAAAGCAATAATCAGATTTATCAACAAATTATAAGGCTTTTTGATAATTATGTTGATTTAAAAGAAAAAGAATTAGAAACTATTAAAGCCATCAGTAAATCTAACCAGGAACACACAAGAAAGCTACAAGAACAACGATTTGCTTATCAATCTCAAATGCAAGAAAGAAAGCTACAGGCAAAATGGGATGAAAAAACTTGGTTCTCAAAAGTAAGCCGTAATGAAATCGAGCGAATATTAAAAAATCAAAAAGAATTACTAATATTAGTTTCACCTCCTAAATTTAGCTCAGACTGTCCACAAAACCTTATTAACAATTTACCTATTGAGATTAATAACGAGGTTAAAGCTTTTGCTGATGTTTTAAATGGAGATGTTGATTCATATCCTATAAAAGTCTATACAGATTTATTTAAAGAAGCTGTAACATCTGTTGACTTAGAAAGATTATCAGATATTTTAAGTCCACTTCCTTTTGCTTCAATATCTTGTGAAGTGACTGATTATAAATTATATATAAATTGTACTATTAGCGATTTTTATGAGAAAAACTTATTTTCGCTACCATTAAAAGAATGGAAATGGGGGCAAGATTTTAAGGAATTATTTAAGAAAGGTGAATCTAATTCAAACAGATTAAAAATCGTTAGACAAATTACTGTAGCTATCCATAAAATTTTAGTGGCTTTATTGAAAGATATATATTCTTTAATTTTAGACCCTTATTCAGAGTCTTGGCTACTTAAAGCAGAAGGCTCTTACTTTTTAAAAAAAGATAACCATTTTTTAAAAATTATGGGGTTAGATTTAGAAGATGCAAATTTTGCTTTAGATATTATAAATCCTGTCATTGATTTAATAAAAGAGATTCAATACCAGTACCAATTTAGATTTTGGTATAATAGAGGATGCGAATTTTTTAATAAAAATGAATATGACAAGGCTATTAATTTATTATTAAAAGCTGAAGAATATATTCACAAAGTTAGTATTGATGATTTCTACTGCCAGCTAGGAATGGCATATTATTGTAATAGTAATTTTGAAAAAGCTTTAAACTATTTTCACAAAGAAATTAAATTAAACTCTAAAAATTTTAATGTTTGGTATTATTCAGCAAAATCTCTCAGCCATCTTAAAGATTATGATAATGCACTTAGTAACTATGAAAAGGCTTTGTCTATTAAACCTTATGATCTTGATACTATTCTTAGTATAGGAGAAATATTAATTAGATTCAAAAATTATAAAGAAACTATAGAAAAATATATATTAACTATAAATTATTATACAGAGGATGATATTAGTGCAAATTGTCATATCTTTTCTAAAATTTTTTCTCAAAGAGCATATCTTTATATAAGATTGGAGAACTTTAATAATGCTTTTAATGATTTACAAGAAATACTAAAATTATATCCAGAGTTTTTTGAAGAAGATAATTTATGCAATTTGTGTAATGGTATTATTTATTTAAACAATAAAAAATATGAAGAAAGTCTATATAGCTTCAATAAAGTATCCGATAATTATATTGAAGAGGAATTAAAATTATATTTTGAGCCTTACGAATTTTACTATTATAAAGGACAAGCTGAATCTGGTTTTGGAAGATATAGTGATGCTACCGAAAGTTATAATATAGCTCTTAAAAACAACCCTAAACTTGAGAAAAATGAAGAATTTTTGAGTGCTTTTGAAAAAGCCAAAAGGAGGAGTAGTAAAGTATGCCTAGTAATAACACTACCAATATTTATAGTATCTAAATTATTAATTTTGATTAAAAATATATTAAACTTTCTTAGGGAAGTATAGGAAAGACACTAAGAAATCAGTTAAAATTAAGGGAGTTTGTAATCGTAACAGTTCCTAATCGTAATTTTATGCACACTTGGCACTGGCAAAGCTGGGATGGATTACCTTATTTAACCTGTAGTTTACTTAAAGATTGGCAACACGGCTTTTTTACTCGTTCCTTTAGTCCTCGCACACCCTCCGATTTAGTTGATGTTCTGCAACCTTCAGTTCCAGTGTATCGAGTTAAACAAGTGCATGGAAATGTAGTATTAAAAACGGGAACTGTAGACCCCCTGGAGCCTTCAACCGCAGAAGATATTCCCCTTTTGGAAGCCGATGGTTTATTTGCAGAAAATTCCTCAGAAGCCGTTTGGGTGGCGACAGCAGATTGTGTTCCGGTGTTAATTGCAGATACTCAAACCGGAAAAGTGGCGGCGGTTCATGCCGGATGGCGAGGAACGGCTGCTAAAATTGTTCCTGAAGCGATCGCACATTTCCAAGCGGTCGGTAGTCAATTAGAGGATCTACGAGTCGCTTTAGGGCCAGCTATTTCCGGGGAAGTGTATCAAGTTTCCTTGGATGTCGCCACACAGTTAGCTCAAAGTCTGGCTTTCGACACCGAAGCAGAAGGATTAGAACCCATCTATCAACTCCCCAATTCCCCCTTACTTCCCGACCCTGAACCCCATAAAGTTCGCTTAGATGTACGACGGTTTAATCGCTTACAACTAGAACAGTTAGGGATTACACCCGACCAAATCGCCATCGCTCCCTATTGTACCTATCAAGATCCCAATGCCTTCTTCTCCTACCGCCGAGACAACTTAAAAAAAGTCCAATGGTCAGGAATTGTCAGTCAATAATTAGGGGAGTTGACAGTTACCTATTGAGTGTCAGCTTTCACCAAAAAACCATCTATCATTCCCCCTCTTCCCCCCTCCCCTCTTCTCCCCGTCCCCTTGTCCCCTTATTCCCTTGTCCCCTTGTCCCCTTGTCCCCTCTTCCCCTTGTCCACCGACAAATCAGTCGTTAATATTAGAGATAGAGGAGAAGTCTCTCAACAGAGCAACGCTTTGGATAGAGATTGAGTTAAGCTTACAGTTAATAAAACGGTATAAATATAAAGTCCGATGAGCGAGCAAAGTCCCTACGAACAGCTTGGGGTTACCGTTGATGCCTCCTTTGATGAAATTCAGGAAGCCCGGGATCGCCTAAAACAACAATATAGTGGTGAACGTAAGCTGCTGGAATCCATTGAAGCAGCTTATGATGCCATTTTGATGGATCGGCTAAAACTGCGACAAGAGGGCAAAATTAAAGTCCCTGAACGGATTCGTTTTCCTGAACGAGCGACCCCAACTCCCCCGCCCGGTTTGCAACCTCCAGCGAATCAAAAACCCAATTGGTTACAACAACTGCTGGATACTCCTAGCCGTGCTGATCTGCTATGGCCATCGGGAATTTATGCAGCGTTAGGGGGTTTAAGTTTATATCCCGGTTCGCCTGACTCGATTTTAACGCTGACCCTGGCCTTGGGGGTTGGATCTTGTCTGTATTTTCTCAACCGCAAAGAAAATAAGTTTGGTCGGGCTGTTTTATTAACAGTGACAGGTTTAATTACGGGGTTGTTGTTGGGGAGTTTACTCAGTTCATTGATTGGAACACCCTTAGCAGTAGAACAGTTTATTTCTCTAATCACTTTTACGATTTTGTGGCTTGTGAGTTGCTTTCTACGTTAATTCAAACGCGGTTAAAGTCTGATAAAACCCCCGACCTAATTTTAATAAAAAACAGGGCTGTTTTTCGTTTGAGAAATCTAGCCCTGTTCTTTTTGAATCGCTTTAATATTGAACCTTTTGATTAAGCGATCACAGCCATTTTTACATCATTATTGGCTAATAAGTCTTGCAGTTCATCCGAATCTACAGTCTCTTTATCAATTAACAAATCCGCTAATTGATTCAGAACATGGCGGTTTTCTACTAATACTTGTTTCGCCCGTTTATAAGCTTCATCCACCAGTTGGCGAACTTCTTCATCAATGGCAGAGGCGGTTTCTTCAGAAAAATCCCGTTCTGACATAATATCCCGTCCCAGGAAGATATTACCCTGTTGACGACCTAATGCCACCGGGCCAAGGCGATCGCTCATGCCATAGCGAGTAATCATTTGACGAGCCACACGAGTGACCTGTTGTAGGTCATTAGAAGCCCCTGTGGTAACTTCTTCTTCCCCAAAGATAATTTCTTCAGCCACCCGACCACCCAAGGCAACGGCCATTTGATTTTGCAGATAGGAACGACTGAATAAACCGGAGTCCATCCGTTCTTCACTAGGCATAAACCAAGTTAACCCTCCGGCCCGACCGCGAGGAATAATGCTAATTTTCTGTACGGGGTCATAGTCAGGCATTAACGCCCCGACTAAAGCATGACCCGCTTCGTGATAAGCCACCAAGGTTTTGCGTTTTTCGCTCATCACCCGATCTTTCTTCTCTGGCCCCGCTAACACCCGGTCAATGGCATCATTAACTTCATCCATTGAAATTTCGGTGAGGTTGCGACGGGCGGCTAAAATAGCAGCTTCGTTCAACAGGTTGGATAAGTCCGCCCCGGTAAACCCAGGAGTCCGACGGGCAATTTTGTCCAAGTCCACATCTTTAGCCAAGGTTTTACCCCGTGCATGAACTCGGAGAATTTCGGAACGACCGTTATAGTCGGGACGGTCAACCACCACTTGACGGTCAAAGCGACCCGGACGCATTAAAGCAGCATCTAAAACATCAGGACGGTTCGTGGCGGCAATAATAATAATGCCTGTGTTACCTTCAAACCCGTCCATTTCCGTTAATAACTGGTTGAGGGTTTGTTCGCGTTCATCGTTACCGCCACCTAAACCTGCCCCCCGTTGACGACCAACGGCGTCAATTTCATCGATAAAGACGATACAAGGCGCATTGGCTTTGGCTTGTTCAAACAGGTCACGAACCCGGGACGCCCCGACCCCGACGAACATTTCCACAAATTCTGAACCAGAAATACTGAAGAAGGGAACTCCGGCTTCACCCGCAACGGCTTTGGCTAACAGGGTTTTCCCGGTTCCTGGGGGGCCGACTAATAATACCCCTTTGGGAATTTTCGCACCGACGGCCGTAAACCGATCGGCATTTTTCAGGAAGTCTACCACTTCGCTGAGTTCGAGTTTAGCTTGTTCAATACCTGCCACATCCCCGAAGGTGACTTGGGTTTGAGGTTCCATCTGCACTCTCGCTTTGGACTTACCAAAGTTCATGGCTTGGCTACCAGGGCCATTCTGAGCGCGACGCAATAAAAAAAATAAACCCACTAAGAGCAAAACGGGGAAGAACAGACTGCTGAGGGCTTTGAACCAAAAGCTGTCATCGTTCTGGGGTAGAACTGAAATATCAACATTATTTTGAGTCAGGATATCGATCAGTTCAGGATCGTTAGGGAGGTTCACTAAAATTTTATTCCCATCTTGAGCCGTGACTAAGGCTCTGGAACGATCAGAACTCAGGCTGACCCGTTCAACTTTATTACTCTTGACTTCTTGAATAAAGGTACTATACTTCCAGCTTTCCCGCGTTTGGGGCTGTTTGTCAAAAAAGGCGGTTGCTAATGCTAAGACGACAATGGCGAGCAGGGCGTATAACCCTGCATTTCTCCAGCGTTTGTTCACCGAGGTCTATCCTCCTACTGTTGCTCTGAGTCCACAGGACTCTGGTATTCTTATGCTATTGTTACTAATCTTAACGTATTTTTCATCCAGGTAGGGGGTAAGG contains the following coding sequences:
- a CDS encoding CPP1-like family protein → MSEQSPYEQLGVTVDASFDEIQEARDRLKQQYSGERKLLESIEAAYDAILMDRLKLRQEGKIKVPERIRFPERATPTPPPGLQPPANQKPNWLQQLLDTPSRADLLWPSGIYAALGGLSLYPGSPDSILTLTLALGVGSCLYFLNRKENKFGRAVLLTVTGLITGLLLGSLLSSLIGTPLAVEQFISLITFTILWLVSCFLR
- the ftsH3 gene encoding ATP-dependent zinc metalloprotease FtsH3; protein product: MNKRWRNAGLYALLAIVVLALATAFFDKQPQTRESWKYSTFIQEVKSNKVERVSLSSDRSRALVTAQDGNKILVNLPNDPELIDILTQNNVDISVLPQNDDSFWFKALSSLFFPVLLLVGLFFLLRRAQNGPGSQAMNFGKSKARVQMEPQTQVTFGDVAGIEQAKLELSEVVDFLKNADRFTAVGAKIPKGVLLVGPPGTGKTLLAKAVAGEAGVPFFSISGSEFVEMFVGVGASRVRDLFEQAKANAPCIVFIDEIDAVGRQRGAGLGGGNDEREQTLNQLLTEMDGFEGNTGIIIIAATNRPDVLDAALMRPGRFDRQVVVDRPDYNGRSEILRVHARGKTLAKDVDLDKIARRTPGFTGADLSNLLNEAAILAARRNLTEISMDEVNDAIDRVLAGPEKKDRVMSEKRKTLVAYHEAGHALVGALMPDYDPVQKISIIPRGRAGGLTWFMPSEERMDSGLFSRSYLQNQMAVALGGRVAEEIIFGEEEVTTGASNDLQQVTRVARQMITRYGMSDRLGPVALGRQQGNIFLGRDIMSERDFSEETASAIDEEVRQLVDEAYKRAKQVLVENRHVLNQLADLLIDKETVDSDELQDLLANNDVKMAVIA
- a CDS encoding tetratricopeptide repeat protein, which produces MDQNLPPSSVITNLLNATFYEPCLKLRKELEELDTNYYIKRKDQPDSNALTIQDNSIIDVSATCLEKYQLEQNNIESINNEITLYLSNTSEDFQTDIKEKIANLQTQFNSSTQYQIESIKQELQDFKDFIVQSNNQIYQQIIRLFDNYVDLKEKELETIKAISKSNQEHTRKLQEQRFAYQSQMQERKLQAKWDEKTWFSKVSRNEIERILKNQKELLILVSPPKFSSDCPQNLINNLPIEINNEVKAFADVLNGDVDSYPIKVYTDLFKEAVTSVDLERLSDILSPLPFASISCEVTDYKLYINCTISDFYEKNLFSLPLKEWKWGQDFKELFKKGESNSNRLKIVRQITVAIHKILVALLKDIYSLILDPYSESWLLKAEGSYFLKKDNHFLKIMGLDLEDANFALDIINPVIDLIKEIQYQYQFRFWYNRGCEFFNKNEYDKAINLLLKAEEYIHKVSIDDFYCQLGMAYYCNSNFEKALNYFHKEIKLNSKNFNVWYYSAKSLSHLKDYDNALSNYEKALSIKPYDLDTILSIGEILIRFKNYKETIEKYILTINYYTEDDISANCHIFSKIFSQRAYLYIRLENFNNAFNDLQEILKLYPEFFEEDNLCNLCNGIIYLNNKKYEESLYSFNKVSDNYIEEELKLYFEPYEFYYYKGQAESGFGRYSDATESYNIALKNNPKLEKNEEFLSAFEKAKRRSSKVCLVITLPIFIVSKLLILIKNILNFLREV
- the pgeF gene encoding peptidoglycan editing factor PgeF, whose protein sequence is MHTWHWQSWDGLPYLTCSLLKDWQHGFFTRSFSPRTPSDLVDVLQPSVPVYRVKQVHGNVVLKTGTVDPLEPSTAEDIPLLEADGLFAENSSEAVWVATADCVPVLIADTQTGKVAAVHAGWRGTAAKIVPEAIAHFQAVGSQLEDLRVALGPAISGEVYQVSLDVATQLAQSLAFDTEAEGLEPIYQLPNSPLLPDPEPHKVRLDVRRFNRLQLEQLGITPDQIAIAPYCTYQDPNAFFSYRRDNLKKVQWSGIVSQ